CTCGGCATGGTATAGGTTTCTGCAGATTTCATTTCATGCACAACAAATTAAATCATAAATTTAATCGGAATATTTTTAGATGCGAACATGTGTGTTTGATCAATTATTTGGGTGCATGTTTCTTACTCAGTTGTGCCGGAATAGCTCCAGTTGGTCCAACCTTGTGGCACGACGGTCTTGGAGAGGTACATGTTTGCGTAAATCACTCTGGAGAAAGCACCCTTTGCCCTACCTAGGTACACACTGTCACCAACACCATAGAGCTTGCCTTTGTTAAAAACAAATCCACTGTTCTCCTTCTCAGTCTCCCTATTTTGCGCTGTCACTGACCCCTTGATCGACACCCTCTTGTCTCCGATCACAAAGACCTCGCAGCTCTGCATGGATGGATGCATCCATAATTAGTCTTATTCAATGCACCTCGATACGTGCTGACTGATCTTTTTAGAGCGCTAATAACAgttttcataattaattaagaaggTGATTAAGTACAAGTACTACATACGTGGAAGACAGATCTACCGCGTCCAAAGATGAAGTCAATGGAGCCCTGGATGTAGCAATTATCATAGTAATGTCTGCCTTTGTAATCGAAGAGGGTGTTATGGGTACTGTAAAATCCACAATGGTAGAATGCAACTTTGTCTGCAGCTACAAATGCTGCAACTGACTGGTTCTGGGAGGTGTAAGCCACACCGGTCGGGGCCTCATTCTGCAAATCATTGCATAATTTTATGTATCTATTAGATCTACAGAATAatgtcatatttatatatatgtgggTTAGGATCGGAGACACATGCTTTTGACAATCATTTTGACGTACGTTTTTGTAGGACCTATTTCGTAATATATAAATAGACATATACACAAAAAAGGGAATGAAATGAACCTTGAAGCTGATCCCGAAAGCAATGAAATGGGAAGCTTCGACACTAAAAGTAGCAGATTCAACATTGTCCGAAGAGCTTTGGGACCAAACAATGGCTGACCTCCCCTTCCCATTTCCTCTCATGAATATATAGGGCTTATTACGTGGTATGATCACCTTTTCTCTGGCAGCCAAaacatataatttaaataaCATAATTAAACTTGTTAATTATTCATGATGTATAGCTAATTTTGCTTTAATTTCACAATTAACAAAGTGAATCATTGATGGTTAAATTACCTGTACACTCCTTTCCTAACATGGATGATGATCCACTGCTTATTGCCTTCAGGAACAGCATCAATGGCTGATTGAACAGATGTGAAATCTCCCTTGCCATTGATGTCAACCTTAAGCGTGCGGTTCGTGTGAATCTTCTGAGTCAATAAGGGTGAATCAATGACCTTTTGCGCTGTCAAGCAATGAACAACATTCGTGAGAGTTACGCAGGTGAAAAAAATGATTGCAAAGGTTATGAATGTTATGGACGAAGACCAAGCCATGTTTCTAGGGAGAAACACAATCTGCAGTTTGGGTGAATTAATAATGTTCACCTAGGGGGGAATTTTTTATGAGGCAATGAGGTTCTCAACgtgaatggttttttttttttttaatttttttttttattcatttacgGGTGCGGTAATTTGGAAAAATTGAGTGTGCATGACAAATCGAAGCTGGAGGTTAATTGGCTAACAAGATTCTATCTATTTTAGAGGGCCTTCCGTTGGTTAAAGCTCAACTTTATTTGATTTTCACGAGTAATTAAGGTAGTCGGTTAATGCGCACTCTAAAATAAGGAGAGAGACAAACACATGCTGGAATATATAGACTCCGTTACATATGAGTTTAAGCCCTAGTGAGTGTTTTAGAGGAACTTTGTTATGCTGACGTGGGttgtttatgtttaaaattttattgtgtAGTTCCAATACACGTGTCttgaaatttaataaagaaaatatatttttatttttaatattatgtCATTCTTTGAGCATTCGTAGTATAATATCATGATGATACGTAGTATGATTCTCCTACAaaattttctttgtgttttaGCGTCACAAATAGTATGGACACACTTATGGTACACAAATCAGATTTTAGATTTGTGTTTTAGCGtcacaaaattttcttctttgtgTTTTAGCGTCACAAATAGTGTGGACAGCACCATCAGATTTTATTGCATCAACAAATCTCCAAGCACCCTaagttgatttttatttatctgCTATCGAAGtagaatacatacatacatacaaacatacatacatacatacatatacatacatacatacatatacatatatatatatatatatatatatatatatatatatatatatatatatatatatctatgtatCCCAGTCCTACTATCGTGATCGTTTATAAAAGAAGATAACATTGGAAAAATGCTTAAAGCTTATATGTCTATATatattgtggagccaaaaataatcacaaggcgacacgtggatttttggataaaagaggataaaaatacccttgaggcatatcTGGATTCCTACGCGCAAGCAGCGAGTAAACATCcatcaaccaagtcaaaagtgcccaaaataggtaacaaattcaaaactatttcatccaccctcatcctatattctccacaaggtaattattctataacccccaaaacatttcttttaaattatgttaattagtcaattaatggatttattacctaattaatctattaatggctaattaactacaaattacacccaaaaaataccacaaatggccggtccctattctcctaatagggccggtcatatccctataaatagctctccattttctcataactaTTTCCAAGTCTCTTTCAAAACTCTAcaaaattcttcaaacactcttccctcaaaattctaactttggcatcggaggtttttcggccaaagccccccctcccccctcccccctcccaaattcatcgtgggcgcatgaggctttttggccttgaccaaatgtgtgatttgttttgtaggtgcaattttgtccaagaaggagaatgcggaaatttgcatccacaaattggtgttttcattgagagttgagtcccaCACTCATAGAAGACTCTCACatccaaggttttctattttcttgtccatttgtagatttttcgtacgttcttattattagaattttttatttgcaaaaattctttgataaaacatataagagaagtacaatggctagaaatttagaaaagtcaacaaatgaaaatttcaacattCAAGAGATGGGACCACGACGATCCACGAGACTAAATGTGACAACAGGTGGAGTGGCACCACCGCCACGAGTTTCCACCACGGGAACCACCGCGGTGGCTACCATGATAGCTTCCCGCGGCGAGGTTCATAGTGTCACCACCATGGCACGAGCCATGCCATCCAAGGCGGCTCACGACACTAAGGCCATGACCTAAGCCATGTCACTCCACGCCCAACGCGTTGCCAAACCGAACCCAAGCCTTGCACCCGCGTGTATCACACGCCGAGTAGCCCACTCTCGTGGCCTAGCTTGCTCTCGCGGCCTAGCCCACTCCCGTGGCCCAACCTGCTCCCGTGGCATTCTAAGCAGCCCAAATCGGCCCAAGACTATCTCAACCATCTGGACCAACCATCTAGCCGGGGGTATTTTCACCTCGTTTCTCTACGGATTTAAcatttcccaattcaaatctcGTGGCCGGAGCCTACCatacttccactgctcaaggaggcATATTTCTTCCAAGcttttccaatccaaatgaCGAACGCCCTTGCACAAcagacaaccttggtgaatcaactcttgcaacGCATCGAGATCCAACGTGCTCCGAACGAGGTGTCCTGAAGAAGGACAAGGACAGATGAACCTCTCCACCAACGTCCTGGCAAGCAGCCACTTGACCAGTCACGAACCGAGCGTTCTAACATAGTACACTCCCTACTGGAcccccgagatagcgtatactcccgTCTCAGCGCATGCATTCTTAGTTAGGCCCATGGACAAACATACACTcacggttggggccacactccgataatcaacatgagcagccTTCCAAGCAAAGTGTTCATTCACGGCGAGGCCTGCAAGGagcatcatccacctcacatcggagtaagCAGCACAGAGGACGGAGataagcagtcactcaatccggttcaagttcaaccagcagcCTGCTAGTTACCTGCTCGCCTGCTAGGAACATACCACACCCACTTCAGTCAtggcatagacgagccgaacacATGGAATAGCAGCCTAGACTAATAGGTCACGACTGGGGGCAGCCGAGAGCTCTGCcaccccaacaaaggcaaattcaggaagaagtataAAGGCTCCTTACCGAGAGAATGCGTAATTTCCCGCGCAACGAAGCTATTGACAAAGCGCTTCGTTGAGACATGACTAACATAAGTGAGTCATCTTTCAATGACAAGATCAAGCAGACGGGACTACCCCATATAGATTGCTAGATATAAAGACTTACTTATATTCCGACAAATGTAGCAGCTCAGCCTAATGACATGTCGGGGGCAGACGAGTACCAGAAAGACACACCAACCCAACTACCAAGAACCGGGGGCATGCTAAGGATTATTTTGGGTGTCCCAGCAGTCCAGCTTTCCTTAGCTGCACTCATGACAATGATTTCCATGCTCTCcaatgtgagagggtaaactaattccctgatACCCAAAAGGGTCTGCTCTCCAACgcgagaagataaactaattgatCTCCAGTGCGATAGGGTagaccaattccccgacacccatatgggtttgctctctagtgcgagaggataaattgctcttcagtgcgagagggtaaaccaattccctgacacctaTATGGGTTTGTTCTCTAGTgcgagaagataaactaattgatctccagtgcgagagggtaaattaattgctctccagtgtgagaggtTAAACTAATTGTTCTCTAGTGCAAGATGGTAAACTAaatccccgacacccatctgggtaaacTCTCCAATGCGAGAAGGCCATATAgctcaaaagatcgaatgctTGAAGATCAACTAGGCAACAAATGGTTAGGGCGCAGCAACCACTTTTACACTTAACAATTCGCTCATCcgacacttcatcttcagcaaCTCTGATCTTGGTAACTTCATCTACGACaactgagaaatcaaactcaagcaatTTCATCATTTTTGGCAAGCAACCCAGACGTGGCAACCCAAACCATTGCCCATGCCACGCCAATTCCTCGGCCCATGCCGAGCCAATCCTTGGTTTCAATCAAGCCGAGCAGCACAAGCAATGGCCCCTACCAAACCACTTCCTTGGCCCATGCCAAGCCGACTCCTGACCCCTGCCAGCCGACGTGTCGCACTACCCTGACGGCTGCCTTGTGACATCACTATCTAcgaagaagacaagaaaaatgaaaattttcttacatCAGTGCGGCACGGAGAAAACGAAGAAATCAACGAAAGACGGTCCTTTGCACaagcaagatgtagaagattgctagaagAGGGGGAataaatatcctctaagctccctttctcttgtagggtagaataaatcactcttcaaagttgatttaataacccacttaaggtggacttaaataggctttgagagaaatttatttccctttcctagaaggatctaatttcctattaaagagggaatctacatcaaaataggaagcagtCCAAAGtttcctaaaacaagaaaatctctacacctGTTGCCCTTCTCTGCGAGCAACCCAACatgtgtgggggcatttgtggagtaaaaaataatcacaaggcaacatgtggatttttggatagaagatgacaaaaatacccttgaggcataccgGGATTCCTATGCGTGAGCAGCGAGCAAacatccctcaaccaagtcaaaagtgcccaaaataggtaataaattcaaaactatttcatccaccctcatcctatattcttcacaaggtaattattccataacccccaaaacatttcttttaaattatgttaattagtcaattaatggatttattgcctaattaatctattaatggctaattaactacaaattacacccaaaaaataccACAAATGGCCGGTCCCTATTCTCCTAATAAGGCCGGCCACATCCCTATAAATAGCTCTCCATTCTCTCAAAAAACTACTTCAAGTCTCTTGCAAAACTCTACataattctccaaacacttttccctcaaaattctaactttggcatcggagattcttcggccaaagcaacccctattcatcgtgggcacgtgaggctttttggccttgaccaaatgtgtgatttgttttgtaggtgcaattttgtccaagaaagagaagacggaaatttgcatccacatatatgtgtgtgtagaCGGTCCGGTCCGGCATAAAACATTCAAAGAAGGCCAGTTTTGCATAATGGTTCTGGTAGTTTTTCCGGACTTTCACTCAACTAGTTAGGTAATTTATTGACTTCTGCATTTTCATCCTTGTAGTTTCGTTTTGTTCCATTTTGTTCAATTCGTTAACTAATTAGTTGATGCTTTCATCCATTTTGTGAATAATATCATGGATGCAGTGTGATAGAGTGAAGATCAAACAACGTTAATCTTAAAGACGTTAATCTTAAAGAACACTGAAATCCATCACAAGGTATGAGAAAATCTCAAAAGTTtaatattgcataattactaagATAACAAACTTAAAACCAAAACATTCTATTTATAATGTAACTTAACGCTAATAAAATAcgttctccaaaaaaaaaaaaaaaaaccataataaaataccaaaaacatCCTTGAATGTAAACAATACATTTTGGCCGAAAACGTCCTGAAGGTCCTTAAAACCCTAATATAAACATTATAAACAACAACATTTAGCTGAAAAACCCATATGTCACAAACAGAATGATGAGTTTAATGTGTGTTGCCGTTCTCTTCGAAATGATGGGTCATGGGCCCAAATTGAACTCGAAAGCTCATATTTGCAAATCTTTGATTCTTTGACCTGATTTGTGCTTTTTGACTTGTTCTTCAAATTTCTCTGAGCTACATCAATCATTTCataatgttattttttattttatttttattttttttcagaattccAGCTCATGATAGACTGAGTGTGGCTTTAATCATGTTAAAGTTTGAGAACTTTTCGATTCAAGGTTTAAAAATCAATTAGAGCTACCATGCATGACTTTTAGCGCCTTGTAACAAAAAATAATGGTTATAAACAAAACTAATCCGTATATCCATTTTGTGTCTCCTATGTTTTAATGGTCATTTTCGAGCTTCAAATTCTCTTACTACATTTTATCAAtcctgaaaaataaaatatgaaatgtATAATTTGAAACATGCTTCAGCACAAAAGCTAATCTTGAACATCAAGAGTTTGGCATACAAAATTCAAGTGTTTCTCAATTTGGAAGCTGTTGCTTCCCTTGGAAGATTGGACTATTGATAACGGAATAAAAcaataagggaaaaaaaacaaaaactagtgAGATGAAACTTAAAATACgagtacctaaaaaaaataattagcaTAATTTGgcctaaaaacaataaaaaaacttgcttggaagtgcttttaaaatgattaaaagcatTTTTGATAAAATGTTTCTGACTTCCAAAAACATTTGATGCAAGAAGAACCAGTTATTAAGCATTGGTTTTCTAAAAttcacttcaagtgttttttctatgattcacttacatttttattaattattggtttaaaaaatctctcattttctaaagagatttcaattattttaaaaatatttttaaacgAGCTGAAAGAATTTTCAAGGAAGTTAAAAGATGTACTTACAAGTTAGATAAACAATTGTGTTGCACTatttaaaagagagagagagagagagagagagagaacaaacGAGTTAAGTAAATTAGATGCAACAACAATTAATGAACAAATGAAGTATTCTTTGATGAAAAGGGCTCAACACTCCAAAATATGGCTTGTCAGACTTCATAAATGGGTATAGAGCCAAGTTTTGGGTCCAAAATCCACATTTGCAGGATGGGTTTATTCATCTGATCAATTGTGGTTGAAAACCACCCAAAACCCAAAGCAGTGACAGTagatcaaagaagaagaagatctaCACTGGTAAAAGTTACAGC
This Pyrus communis chromosome 6, drPyrComm1.1, whole genome shotgun sequence DNA region includes the following protein-coding sequences:
- the LOC137736930 gene encoding probable pectinesterase 67, translated to MAWSSSITFITFAIIFFTCVTLTNVVHCLTAQKVIDSPLLTQKIHTNRTLKVDINGKGDFTSVQSAIDAVPEGNKQWIIIHVRKGVYREKVIIPRNKPYIFMRGNGKGRSAIVWSQSSSDNVESATFSVEASHFIAFGISFKNEAPTGVAYTSQNQSVAAFVAADKVAFYHCGFYSTHNTLFDYKGRHYYDNCYIQGSIDFIFGRGRSVFHSCEVFVIGDKRVSIKGSVTAQNRETEKENSGFVFNKGKLYGVGDSVYLGRAKGAFSRVIYANMYLSKTVVPQGWTNWSYSGTTENLYHAEYKCKGPGAEATGRAEWARQLTEKEVAPFLSIDFINGKEWLPVWL